The sequence CGCGCTACGCCTCCGGCGATATACTTGTCTTTCTGCACGCGGACAGCACGTTGCCTGCCGGAGCCTTCGAAGCCATGGAACAGGTGCTCGAAGGCGCAGACAACGTCGGCGGGGCGTTCGATCTGGGAATCCGCTCCAACCGCTTTTCGCTCAAGCTCATCGCCCAGATGGCGTCGTTTCGCTCGCGCCTGACCCGCGTCCCCTATGGTGACCAAGCCATATTCCTCACCCGCCGCGTTTTTGAAACGCTGGGCGGCTATACGGACATGCCGGTGCTGGAAGAAGTGGACCTGATGCTTCGCCTGCGCCGGGCCGGAATGCGCATCGGGTTCGCCCGGGGACGGGCCGTCACCTCGCCCAGGCGCTGGGAAGCCGAAGGCGTCTGGCGAAGGACGTTCACCAACTGGGCCATAATAGTACTTTACCATCTGGGCGTTCCCGCCGAAAGGCTCGCGCCATTGCACAAGAATATTCCTCCCATGGAGATCAGATCATGAACGTATTCGATGAGCTTGCCGGAGGAGACATCTCGGCCACCGGCCTCGACGTGCTTCAGGTGAACGTGGGGCTCAAGTGCAACCTGTCCTGCATCCATTGCCACCTCGAGGCCGGGCCTGCACGCATGGAGGTCATGGACGCCGGGACCTTGGACAAGACCGCCGCCGTGGCCCTGGCCGTGCGTCCGGCCCAGGTGGACGTCACCGGGGGTTCGCCCGAATTAAACCCCAACCTGCCGCAGTTCTTGCGCCGTTTGCGCGAAGCGGGCCTGGCCGTGCAAGTGCGCTCCAACCTGGCCATCCTCATGGAAGCCGGGTTCGAGCATTTCTTCGACCTGTACGCCGGGCTGGCCATCGACCTGGTGGCTTCGCTCCCCTGCTATCTGGAAGAGAACGTGGACCCCATGCGGGGCCGTGGAGTCTACCAGAAGGCCATCTCGGCCATGCGCCGTCTGAACGCTTTGGGGTATGCCGGTCCTTCCGGCCCGCGCCTGGACCTGGTGTTCAACCACCCTCTGGGGCCCTATCTGCCGCCCTGCCAGGAGGCTCTTGAGAACGACTACCGCAGGGAACTCGCCAAGCATGGCGTCAGCTTTTCCAACCTGCTCACCATCACCAACATGCCCCTGGGACGCTATCTGGACGAATTGGAGTCCAAGGGCCAGGCCGGAGGCTACTGGGAGCTTCTGCGCGAAAAGTTCAACCCCGCCACCCTGCCCGGGCTCATGTGCCGCAAACAGGTGAACATCGGCTGGGACGGGGCTCTCTACGACTGCGACTTCAACCAGGCCCTGGGGCTTCGCATAAACCACGGCGCCCCGGACCATATCGACTCCTTCGACCCGGACGCCCTGGCCAAGCGCATCATCGTCACCGGACCGCACTGCCTGGGCTGCACGGCCGG is a genomic window of Desulfovibrio sp. containing:
- a CDS encoding TIGR04283 family arsenosugar biosynthesis glycosyltransferase, with protein sequence MTPSFSVIVPVLGEEDLVNRLVDHIRTVGYGRQVEIIIADGHPQRSTLAAIARPGVLAVPAPRGRARQMNAAARYASGDILVFLHADSTLPAGAFEAMEQVLEGADNVGGAFDLGIRSNRFSLKLIAQMASFRSRLTRVPYGDQAIFLTRRVFETLGGYTDMPVLEEVDLMLRLRRAGMRIGFARGRAVTSPRRWEAEGVWRRTFTNWAIIVLYHLGVPAERLAPLHKNIPPMEIRS
- the arsS gene encoding arsenosugar biosynthesis radical SAM protein ArsS (Some members of this family are selenoproteins.); protein product: MNVFDELAGGDISATGLDVLQVNVGLKCNLSCIHCHLEAGPARMEVMDAGTLDKTAAVALAVRPAQVDVTGGSPELNPNLPQFLRRLREAGLAVQVRSNLAILMEAGFEHFFDLYAGLAIDLVASLPCYLEENVDPMRGRGVYQKAISAMRRLNALGYAGPSGPRLDLVFNHPLGPYLPPCQEALENDYRRELAKHGVSFSNLLTITNMPLGRYLDELESKGQAGGYWELLREKFNPATLPGLMCRKQVNIGWDGALYDCDFNQALGLRINHGAPDHIDSFDPDALAKRIIVTGPHCLGCTAGAGSSCGGALE